In the genome of Montipora foliosa isolate CH-2021 chromosome 3, ASM3666993v2, whole genome shotgun sequence, one region contains:
- the LOC137997276 gene encoding high affinity cationic amino acid transporter 1-like isoform X2 — protein sequence MERISKAFCRRKVIDATTIHRTELLRCLTKLDLTTLGVASTLGVGVYILTGTLARNIAGPGIVLSFLVAASASLLAGLCYAEFAARVPRVGSAYTFSYVTIGELCAFIIGWNLILEYVIAASSVARAWSSYLDSALLNDVIRNFTMSSIGRLGAAGAIANYPDFLASFAVLVITITLCFGVKITSMTNNVITAINLLVLIFIIIAGGSFAQSKNWTDDFLPYGFSGVMSASASAFYAFVGFDIIAASVEESNNPSKDVPVATILTIGVCFLAYFGVSAVLTLMLPYDQLAERSALPEAFAIRGAPWAKYIITVGALCGLSASLIGGLFPLPRMLYAMASDGLIFKFLAKVHPKTEIPVIATVLSGVLAAFLALIFDLAALVEMMSIGTLLAYTIVALCVLLLRYQPGTVGIVKGEEDIFSTIEDNSVQGEYEKEDTRLINETNGPTLETAGRAALGIYCSLAVFFFTSIFVIWGGEALLKAQSWAILLAVVLSVLLIASIVLLVRQPQNKTPLPFKVPCVPAIPLLSIFINVFLILKLSYMTWIRFAVWMTIGLSIYIFYGLRHSVEGKRQSEEEGYVPLQQMDSKKNDQGE from the exons ATGGAGCGCATCTCAAAAGCGTTTTGTCGAAGGAAGGTTATCGACGCAACCACCATCCACAGAACAGAGCTTCTACGCTGTTTGACAAAGTTGGATTTGACAACGCTTGGTGTCGCTTCGACATTAGGGGTTGGTGTGTACATCCTCACTGGAACTTTAGCGCGAAATATAGCTGGGCCTGGTATTGTCTTGTCGTTTTTAGTGGCCGCTTCAGCCAGCCTTCTCGCCGGTCTTTGTTATGCCGAATTTGCAGCCAGAGTTCCCCGAGTTGGTTCGGCTTACACTTTCAGTTATGTCACCATCGGTGAATTATGCGCTTTCATAATCGGTTGGAACCTGATTCTCGAGTACGTAATAGCAGCGTCTTCGGTGGCTCGAGCTTGGAGCTCTTACTTAGATTCTGCTTTACTAAACGACGTCATACGAAATTTCACGATGTCTAGCATCGGAAGACTCGGCGCTGCTGGGGCCATTGCAAACTATCCTGACTTTCTCGCGTCTTTTGCAGTTCTTGTAATTACAATAACATTATGCTTTGGCGTAAAGATTACTTCGATGACAAACAATGTAATAACAGCCATCAACTTATTGGTCTTGATATTTATCATCATTGCTGGAGGCAGTTTTGCTCAAAGCAAGAACTGGACCGATGATTTTTTGCCATACGGATTTTCTGGCGTGATGTCTGCCTCCGCATCGGCTTTTTACGCATTTGTTGGGTTTGATATTATTGCCGCATCTGTGGAAGAATCAAACAATCCTTCAAAAGATGTACCTGTAGCTACAATACTCACCATAG GTGTATGTTTCCTGGCCTATTTTGGGGTCTCCGCCGTGTTAACACTCATGTTACCCTACGATCAGTTAGCTGAGAGAAGTGCTCTTCCTGAGGCATTCGCCATTCGAGGGGCCCCGTGGGCCAAATACATCATTACTGTGGGAGCCCTCTGTGGACTGAGCGCCTCTCTTATCGGAGGCTTGTTTCCTTTACCAAGGATGCTCTACGCCATGGCGAGTGATGGCCTCATTTTCAA GTTTCTAGCTAAAGTGCACCCTAAAACAGAGATTCCAGTTATTGCCACTGTCTTGTCCGGCGTACTAGCGGCGTTCCTTGCCTTGATATTCGACCTTGCTGCTCTGGTTGAAATGATGTCTATTGGTACTCTACTCGCCTACACGATAGTGGCCTTGTGTGTTCTCTTGCTCCGCTATCAGCCGGGCACTGTGGGCATTGTTAAAGGTGAAGAAGACATATTTTCCACCATTGAAGACAACTCAGTTCAAGGCGAATACGAAAAGGAAGATACTCGACTGATAAACGAAACTAATGGTCCCACCCTCGAAACAGCTGGTCGTGCAGCTCTTGGAATCTACTGTAGCCTAGCTGTGTTTTTCTTCACCAGTATCTTCGTAATTTGGGGAGGCGAGGCTCTTCTCAAGGCTCAATCATGGGCCATTCTTCTGGCTGTTGTATTAAGTGTTCTCCTGATTGCCAGCATAGTGCTCCTTGTGCGTCAGCCCCAAAATAAGACGCCCCTACCGTTTAAAGTGCCTTGTGTACCTGCAATCCCTTTGCTCTCAATATTTATCAATGTATTCCTGATTCTGAAGCTGTCGTATATGACGTGGATACGGTTTGCTGTTTGGATGACAATAG
- the LOC137997276 gene encoding cationic amino acid transporter 2-like isoform X1, whose protein sequence is MVHGISHPKMAFLVKRFTQKKLIDSKSLSQSELSRCLSTFDLTSLGIGGTLGAGVYVLTGEVARSIAGPSIVISFFIAALASVLCGLCYAEFGARVPKAGSAYIYSYVTVGELCAFVIGWNLFLEYVIGGSSVARAWSDYFDSILNDRIRNFTLSHIGQMDVAGLSHPDFLAFFLVLLVTFILSFGVKNTSRFNNLCTLINLFVIAFIICVGIYFSKVENWTRDFAPYGVSGVFSGAATCFYAFVGFDVIATSGEEARNPSRVIPISIVLSLGVCFLAYFGVSAVLTLMLPYDQLAERSALPEAFAIRGAPWAKYIITVGALCGLSASLIGGLFPLPRMLYAMASDGLIFKFLAKVHPKTEIPVIATVLSGVLAAFLALIFDLAALVEMMSIGTLLAYTIVALCVLLLRYQPGTVGIVKGEEDIFSTIEDNSVQGEYEKEDTRLINETNGPTLETAGRAALGIYCSLAVFFFTSIFVIWGGEALLKAQSWAILLAVVLSVLLIASIVLLVRQPQNKTPLPFKVPCVPAIPLLSIFINVFLILKLSYMTWIRFAVWMTIGLSIYIFYGLRHSVEGKRQSEEEGYVPLQQMDSKKNDQGE, encoded by the exons ATGGTCCACGGAATATCCCATCCGAAGATGGCGTTTTTGGTAAAGAGATTCACACAGAAGAAACTGATTGACTCGAAGTCGCTTTCGCAATCTGAACTGTCTCGATGTTTATCGACATTCGACTTAACTTCCTTAGGGATTGGAGGTACACTTGGAGCTGGAGTCTATGTATTAACTGGAGAGGTTGCTCGATCAATCGCCGgtccaagcattgtgatttcGTTCTTCATCGCCGCATTGGCTTCCGTTCTCTGTGGTCTCTGTTATGCTGAATTTGGCGCTCGCGTCCCGAAGGCTGGTTCAGCTTACATCTACAGTTATGTTACAGTGGGAGAACTCTGCGCTTTTGTTATTGGATGGAATTTGTTTTTAGAGTACGTCATCGGAGGTTCGTCCGTAGCACGAGCATGGAGTGATTATTTTGACTCGATACTAAACGATAGAATTCGTAATTTTACTCTGTCCCATATTGGACAAATGGACGTTGCGGGATTATCACATCCagattttttggcattttttcttGTCCTTTTGGTGACCTTCATCCTCTCCTTTGGTGTTAAAAATACGTCTAGATTCAACAATTTATGCACATTAATCAATTTATTTGTGATCGCGTTTATAATATGCGTGGGTATCTACTTCTCGAAGGTCGAGAACTGGACGCGTGATTTTGCTCCGTATGGCGTTTCTGGAGTGTTTTCAGGGGCAGCAACCTGTTTTTACGCGTTTGTTGGGTTTGATGTGATCGCGACAAGTGGTGAAGAGGCTAGGAATCCCAGTCGAGTTATCCCCATTTCCATAGTGTTGTCTTTAG GTGTATGTTTCCTGGCCTATTTTGGGGTCTCCGCCGTGTTAACACTCATGTTACCCTACGATCAGTTAGCTGAGAGAAGTGCTCTTCCTGAGGCATTCGCCATTCGAGGGGCCCCGTGGGCCAAATACATCATTACTGTGGGAGCCCTCTGTGGACTGAGCGCCTCTCTTATCGGAGGCTTGTTTCCTTTACCAAGGATGCTCTACGCCATGGCGAGTGATGGCCTCATTTTCAA GTTTCTAGCTAAAGTGCACCCTAAAACAGAGATTCCAGTTATTGCCACTGTCTTGTCCGGCGTACTAGCGGCGTTCCTTGCCTTGATATTCGACCTTGCTGCTCTGGTTGAAATGATGTCTATTGGTACTCTACTCGCCTACACGATAGTGGCCTTGTGTGTTCTCTTGCTCCGCTATCAGCCGGGCACTGTGGGCATTGTTAAAGGTGAAGAAGACATATTTTCCACCATTGAAGACAACTCAGTTCAAGGCGAATACGAAAAGGAAGATACTCGACTGATAAACGAAACTAATGGTCCCACCCTCGAAACAGCTGGTCGTGCAGCTCTTGGAATCTACTGTAGCCTAGCTGTGTTTTTCTTCACCAGTATCTTCGTAATTTGGGGAGGCGAGGCTCTTCTCAAGGCTCAATCATGGGCCATTCTTCTGGCTGTTGTATTAAGTGTTCTCCTGATTGCCAGCATAGTGCTCCTTGTGCGTCAGCCCCAAAATAAGACGCCCCTACCGTTTAAAGTGCCTTGTGTACCTGCAATCCCTTTGCTCTCAATATTTATCAATGTATTCCTGATTCTGAAGCTGTCGTATATGACGTGGATACGGTTTGCTGTTTGGATGACAATAG